In Nerophis lumbriciformis linkage group LG14, RoL_Nlum_v2.1, whole genome shotgun sequence, a single genomic region encodes these proteins:
- the fam43a gene encoding protein FAM43A, producing the protein MLPWKKSKLDLIEEDKPSKQKGYAVSLNYAALASFAKSCPESALYRVGNMFKSRRRKVKITGDDPTYTVLYLGNATTIQSKGDGCTDAAVGKIWAKSDAGKSGTKMRLTVSSQGVRMVHVDDKAGRPGHLYLLHRITYCVADPRLPKVFAWIYRHEMKHKAVMLRCHAVLVSRPEKAKAMALLLYQTSATALAEFKRLKRRDDARHQQQQLIGERSVPLVPLRKLLNTQCCYKPPVERSRSAPKLGSITEDPLGEEEEDKAAHFECEDVLDTRDGGLVARDDQQELTQIINHLGEMSIGNDVRTLKADLKVTRLLSGESTGSESSGDSDRRLSNGLERISVQSPA; encoded by the coding sequence ATGCTTCCGTGGAAGAAGAGCAAGTTGGATCTGATCGAGGAAGACAAGCCGTCCAAGCAGAAGGGCTATGCGGTGAGTCTCAACTACGCGGCGCTCGCCTCCTTCGCCAAGTCCTGCCCGGAGAGCGCGCTCTACCGGGTGGGCAACATGTTCAAGTCCAGGAGGAGGAAGGTGAAGATCACCGGCGACGACCCCACCTACACGGTGCTCTACCTGGGCAACGCCACCACCATCCAGTCCAAAGGGGACGGCTGCACGGACGCGGCGGTGGGCAAGATCTGGGCCAAGAGCGACGCGGGCAAGAGCGGCACCAAGATGCGCCTGACCGTCAGCTCGCAGGGCGTCCGCATGGTGCACGTGGACGACAAGGCCGGGAGGCCGGGGCACCTGTACCTGCTGCACCGGATCACGTACTGCGTGGCCGACCCCCGGCTGCCCAAGGTCTTCGCCTGGATCTACCGCCACGAGATGAAGCACAAGGCGGTGATGCTGCGCTGCCACGCCGTGCTGGTCTCCCGGCCCGAGAAGGCCAAGGCCATGGCGCTGCTGCTCTACCAGACGTCCGCCACCGCCCTGGCCGAGTTCAAGCGCCTCAAGCGGCGCGACGACGCCCGCcaccagcagcagcagctcaTCGGCGAGCGCAGCGTCCCCCTGGTGCCCCTCAGGAAGCTGCTCAACACCCAGTGCTGCTACAAGCCCCCCGTGGAGCGCAGCCGCAGCGCCCCCAAGCTGGGCTCCATCACCGAGGACCCGCtgggcgaggaggaggaggacaaggCGGCGCACTTTGAGTGCGAGGACGTCCTGGACACGCGGGACGGCGGCCTGGTCGCCCGCGACGACCAGCAGGAGCTGACTCAGATCATCAACCATTTGGGCGAGATGAGCATCGGCAACGACGTGCGGACTCTGAAGGCCGACCTCAAAGTCACCCGCCTGCTCTCGGGAGAAAGCACCGGCAGCGAGTCGTCCGGAGACAGCGACCGGAGACTCTCCAACGGCCTGGAGCGCATCAGCGTGCAGTCGCCCGCATGA